The Neochlamydia sp. S13 genome has a segment encoding these proteins:
- a CDS encoding penicillin-binding transpeptidase domain-containing protein: protein MARHIHSSSRRAKSNLNIPEKANKILNLIFIALVVIILRIWYLAVIQYEVKLEEALKPQRKTVIEPSKRATIRDRFNYPLALNKISYRAAIIYSQLRHIPSIRWEKDAQGNKKKKFKRKEYITQLSQLLGEELHLDPLRLEDLIHAKSSFYGQIPFVIKEDLTEKEYYRLKMLEKDWLGLHVQKVPKRHYPKGRVAADIIGYMGAINRQEYDKIMREIKMLEAYIQGSDAGDEIPLPSGVDNLTQARQRLQDLLDHAYTINDYVGKAGVEGSFENNLRGYHGKKSYYSDSRGNFLRELSGSHEPVAGQRILLTISAELQEYAEQLLIQNERIRETRLSKYPSKLTKQPWIKGGAIVALDPQSGEVLALASYPRTDPNDFIPAANPEAAKKKIANIIRWFESENYIAEMWDQKRPLERELYQEETKEFYEDTLMVDWNNYLKLILKADTPIMQAIQEVDSVQKAVIIQQAIDRLIELSGTCNIYALLKLLYGEDGTQMRKEKIPLPTQLTIENNLKAHADSVEQQKKILAPYFSALFLHYDKILLVDLCRLAVCNDRFSPQLLAVKGQQSLEDYKNSSAAYISLQETAQKMAKELFHEQHFIPWRQENEKLFLKEKRAEEKAHHQYPKPYIDYFDKQEKEMFNLFWNEHQWDLLLVFLTGRLPYHGSAEIRPYLNHFLTWHNELQAGAHAALPWKNAFFNLSFVLKGLDEEMTKDYLRTFRSFHHLDRPLLGYYRYLNKTNGKQIEKDLARAFYPLRGYGYGRSQAYRQAATQGSIFKLITSYEALKQRYQHLNNDKLSPSSINPLIMVDQIFKKGKDTFVGYHQDGTPIPQYYKGGRMLKSHAKNIGKIDLIRAIETSSNPYFSILAAEYLSSPADLSQAALDFSFGTRTGIDLPGEIAGKVPNDLITNRTGLYAMANGQHTLVVTPLQTSIMLSAIANKGHVLKPKIVSLTAGYRSQAQSKQPLEAACLDHSQIVKKAPTLVQRNLFMPDIIRNILLIGMHKVVLKQLSEGLTSLSRFYREYPEAIADYLELKDEMVGKTSTAESMENIDLDFYDGTNLYTHVWFGGIAFSQKIPNDSHALLYLDRWGNPELVVVVYLKYGAWGKESAPLGAQMVRKWREIKARHEAHR, encoded by the coding sequence ATGGCACGACATATACATTCTTCTTCTCGCAGAGCAAAAAGCAATCTTAATATACCAGAAAAGGCTAATAAAATCCTTAATCTGATTTTTATCGCCCTGGTTGTAATTATCCTGCGCATTTGGTATCTGGCTGTTATCCAATATGAGGTCAAATTAGAGGAGGCGCTTAAACCTCAACGAAAGACTGTCATTGAACCCTCTAAAAGAGCTACTATTCGTGACCGCTTCAACTATCCCTTAGCTCTGAATAAAATTTCTTATCGGGCTGCTATCATCTACTCTCAGCTGCGCCACATTCCTTCGATTAGATGGGAAAAGGATGCTCAAGGAAATAAAAAAAAGAAATTTAAACGTAAAGAGTATATTACGCAGCTGTCGCAGCTACTAGGAGAAGAGCTTCACTTAGATCCTCTAAGGCTGGAGGATCTTATTCATGCTAAAAGCTCATTTTATGGACAGATACCTTTCGTAATTAAAGAAGATCTTACCGAAAAAGAATATTATCGCTTAAAAATGCTTGAAAAGGATTGGTTAGGCCTTCATGTGCAGAAAGTACCTAAGCGCCACTATCCTAAAGGACGTGTAGCTGCGGATATCATTGGATATATGGGGGCGATTAACCGTCAGGAGTATGATAAAATCATGCGGGAGATCAAAATGTTGGAAGCATATATTCAAGGTAGTGATGCAGGGGACGAAATACCTCTTCCCTCAGGTGTTGATAATTTAACTCAAGCCCGGCAGCGCCTTCAAGATCTTCTCGATCACGCTTATACGATTAATGACTATGTAGGGAAGGCCGGAGTAGAGGGCAGTTTTGAAAATAATCTAAGGGGCTATCATGGCAAGAAAAGTTATTATTCTGATTCGCGCGGCAATTTCTTAAGAGAATTATCAGGCTCGCATGAGCCTGTAGCAGGACAGCGCATCCTTCTTACGATTTCGGCTGAGCTGCAAGAATATGCAGAGCAACTTCTTATTCAAAATGAACGTATTCGCGAAACGCGTTTATCAAAATATCCTTCCAAGCTTACCAAGCAACCATGGATTAAAGGAGGGGCTATAGTAGCATTAGATCCCCAATCAGGGGAAGTTCTTGCTTTAGCCTCTTACCCACGCACAGACCCTAACGATTTTATTCCCGCTGCTAATCCAGAGGCAGCAAAAAAGAAAATAGCCAACATCATTCGCTGGTTTGAAAGTGAGAATTATATAGCTGAAATGTGGGATCAAAAACGCCCCCTAGAAAGAGAGCTTTATCAGGAGGAAACTAAAGAATTTTATGAAGATACCTTAATGGTTGATTGGAATAATTATTTAAAACTTATACTGAAAGCCGATACTCCAATCATGCAGGCTATCCAAGAGGTAGATAGCGTGCAAAAGGCAGTGATTATACAACAAGCGATTGATAGGTTAATTGAATTAAGTGGCACCTGTAACATCTATGCGCTGTTAAAGCTACTGTATGGTGAAGATGGAACTCAAATGCGAAAAGAAAAAATTCCCCTTCCAACACAGCTGACAATTGAGAATAATTTAAAAGCACACGCCGACAGCGTTGAACAACAAAAGAAAATATTAGCTCCCTATTTTTCTGCTTTATTTTTACATTATGATAAGATCTTACTTGTTGATCTATGCCGCCTTGCCGTCTGTAACGATCGCTTTTCTCCCCAGCTCCTTGCTGTAAAAGGACAGCAATCGCTTGAGGATTATAAAAATTCTTCCGCTGCCTACATTTCTTTACAAGAAACAGCGCAAAAAATGGCTAAAGAATTATTCCATGAACAACATTTCATACCTTGGCGCCAAGAAAATGAAAAGCTTTTTCTAAAAGAAAAACGGGCAGAAGAAAAAGCCCATCATCAATACCCCAAGCCTTATATAGACTATTTTGATAAGCAAGAAAAAGAGATGTTTAATTTATTTTGGAATGAACATCAATGGGACTTACTTTTAGTCTTTTTGACAGGTCGCCTTCCCTACCATGGATCAGCAGAAATTAGGCCTTATCTTAATCACTTTTTAACCTGGCATAACGAACTGCAAGCAGGTGCTCATGCGGCACTTCCTTGGAAAAATGCCTTTTTTAATTTATCTTTTGTTTTGAAAGGCTTAGATGAAGAGATGACTAAAGATTACTTACGTACTTTTCGCAGCTTTCATCATCTGGATAGACCCTTACTTGGATATTATCGTTACCTCAACAAAACTAATGGAAAGCAAATAGAAAAGGATCTTGCCCGCGCTTTTTATCCTCTACGGGGATACGGATATGGGCGTTCCCAAGCCTATAGGCAAGCTGCAACGCAGGGCTCTATTTTTAAGTTGATTACCTCTTATGAAGCATTAAAGCAACGCTATCAGCATCTGAACAATGATAAACTCTCTCCTAGCAGCATCAATCCTTTAATTATGGTCGACCAGATCTTTAAAAAAGGTAAGGATACTTTTGTAGGTTATCACCAAGATGGCACTCCTATTCCTCAATATTACAAGGGAGGCCGTATGCTTAAAAGCCATGCCAAAAACATTGGTAAAATTGATCTAATTCGTGCCATTGAAACCTCTAGTAATCCTTATTTTTCTATTCTAGCAGCAGAGTATTTAAGCTCTCCGGCTGATCTTTCTCAAGCGGCTTTAGATTTCTCTTTTGGCACACGCACAGGTATAGACTTGCCTGGTGAAATTGCAGGAAAAGTTCCTAATGATCTTATAACCAATCGTACCGGCCTTTATGCTATGGCTAATGGCCAACATACTTTAGTTGTTACCCCCCTGCAGACTAGCATTATGCTGTCTGCTATAGCTAATAAAGGGCATGTTTTAAAGCCCAAGATAGTTTCTTTAACAGCCGGGTACCGTTCACAAGCACAGAGTAAACAGCCCCTTGAAGCTGCCTGTCTTGATCACTCCCAAATCGTGAAAAAAGCTCCTACCCTCGTCCAAAGAAACCTATTTATGCCTGATATTATTCGCAATATTTTGCTTATTGGTATGCATAAGGTAGTTTTAAAACAATTATCTGAGGGATTGACTAGCCTTTCCCGCTTTTATCGTGAATATCCTGAAGCTATTGCCGACTATCTTGAGCTCAAAGACGAAATGGTTGGAAAAACCAGCACAGCGGAATCCATGGAGAATATTGACTTAGACTTTTACGATGGGACAAACCTTTATACTCATGTCTGGTTCGGAGGCATTGCTTTTAGTCAAAAAATACCTAACGATTCGCATGCTCTCCTGTATCTAGATCGCTGGGGCAATCCTGAATTGGTGGTAGTAGTCTACCTAAAATATGGGGCATGGGGAAAAGAATCGGCTCCTTTAGGAGCTCAAATGGTGCGAAAATGGCGAGAAATCAAAGCTCGCCATGAAGCTCATCGCTAA
- the queF gene encoding NADPH-dependent 7-cyano-7-deazaguanine reductase QueF (Catalyzes the NADPH-dependent reduction of 7-cyano-7-deazaguanine (preQ0) to 7-aminomethyl-7-deazaguanine (preQ1) in queuosine biosynthesis) produces MKDETLINSPLGKQTFYDTVYDPSLLCPLPRDKQRQAIGIADVNLPFQGYDVWNAYELSWLNVKGKPLLAIGEFFFPCQSPYIVESKSFKLYLNSFHQTTFANLEDVQAILEKDLAKCVGQPVKVNLIQSKDYASLCLRNLPGFCLDNLDIETNLYAVDPSILGHAAELVEEEFYSNLLKSNCPVTKQPDWASLYIHYIGPKINKESLLKYIISFRSHYEFGEHCIERIFMDLQKYCRCHKLTIYGRYTRRGGIDLNPFRSNFESFMRNIRDYRQ; encoded by the coding sequence ATGAAGGATGAAACTCTTATCAATTCACCACTAGGAAAACAGACCTTTTATGATACTGTATATGATCCTAGCTTACTATGCCCTTTACCTAGAGATAAACAACGCCAAGCAATTGGGATCGCTGATGTAAATTTACCTTTTCAAGGCTATGATGTTTGGAATGCTTACGAGCTGTCATGGCTTAACGTAAAAGGCAAACCTCTCCTAGCGATAGGAGAATTTTTCTTTCCTTGCCAATCCCCTTATATTGTAGAATCTAAATCTTTTAAGCTTTATTTAAACTCCTTCCATCAAACAACCTTTGCCAATTTAGAAGATGTCCAGGCCATCTTAGAAAAAGATTTAGCAAAATGTGTGGGCCAGCCAGTAAAAGTTAACCTTATTCAATCTAAAGATTATGCAAGCCTTTGCTTAAGAAATCTCCCGGGGTTTTGCTTAGACAATCTAGATATTGAAACCAATCTTTACGCCGTCGATCCTTCCATTCTTGGACATGCAGCAGAACTTGTGGAGGAAGAATTTTATTCTAATCTTTTAAAATCTAACTGCCCTGTTACCAAACAACCTGATTGGGCAAGTCTTTACATTCATTATATAGGGCCTAAAATTAATAAAGAGTCCCTTCTTAAATACATTATCTCCTTTCGCAGCCACTATGAATTTGGAGAGCATTGTATTGAACGTATTTTCATGGATTTGCAAAAATATTGTCGCTGTCATAAGCTGACAATTTATGGCCGGTACACCAGACGAGGGGGCATAGATTTAAATCCCTTTCGTTCAAATTTTGAAAGCTTCATGAGAAATATTCGAGACTATCGCCAATAA
- a CDS encoding polysaccharide biosynthesis/export family protein, which produces MGPDEFVIDSYRIRQGKLAILELEGVELGELAEEDMLEYRDVIAEDDILNIAVYHPTRKDLMQSIQFINESTGGFKVYQGKIDVPDLPPLAVKGLTLEEAREELQRAFRDQIQDIEVYVNYRDRLQRRVELIGLVSIPTVPVDGKMRLYEVLARSHIPPGANLFKSYVMREGRQLPIDLHRLINEGDMKQNIVMRGGDKIFIAAPSDATVMVMGEVRAPRPINVPYGFISLREALVTAGGIPFTGNGNCIHVIRGNMLCPKVYLVSLDHIVHLPNDSLLLMPGDTVYVAEKPLTQWNRFIEQLIPSFTGLQAGYGTYQLIND; this is translated from the coding sequence ATGGGACCTGACGAATTTGTGATAGACTCTTATCGCATACGTCAAGGAAAGTTAGCAATCTTGGAGCTAGAGGGAGTAGAGCTTGGAGAGCTAGCAGAAGAGGATATGTTAGAGTACCGGGATGTGATCGCTGAAGATGATATTTTAAACATTGCTGTTTATCACCCCACCCGTAAAGATTTAATGCAGTCTATTCAATTTATCAATGAGTCAACGGGTGGATTTAAAGTCTATCAAGGAAAAATAGATGTACCCGATTTACCTCCCCTGGCAGTCAAAGGGCTTACTTTAGAAGAAGCTCGTGAGGAATTGCAAAGAGCTTTTAGGGACCAAATTCAGGATATAGAAGTTTATGTCAATTACCGTGATCGCCTACAACGTCGTGTGGAGTTAATAGGTTTAGTTTCTATTCCTACCGTACCGGTAGACGGAAAAATGCGTCTTTATGAAGTGCTTGCCAGATCTCATATTCCGCCAGGCGCTAACTTATTTAAAAGCTATGTAATGCGCGAGGGACGTCAATTGCCTATTGATTTGCATAGGTTAATCAATGAAGGGGATATGAAACAAAATATTGTAATGCGTGGAGGGGATAAAATCTTTATTGCTGCTCCCTCGGATGCTACAGTTATGGTGATGGGAGAGGTGCGGGCTCCTCGCCCCATCAATGTTCCTTACGGCTTTATTTCTCTACGTGAAGCTTTAGTGACGGCGGGGGGTATTCCTTTTACGGGTAATGGCAACTGCATCCATGTAATTCGTGGGAATATGCTTTGTCCTAAAGTCTACCTAGTCTCTTTAGATCACATCGTGCATTTGCCCAACGATAGCTTACTATTGATGCCTGGGGATACTGTATATGTAGCCGAAAAGCCTTTGACGCAATGGAATAGATTTATTGAGCAGTTGATTCCTAGCTTTACTGGCCTTCAAGCAGGATATGGAACATACCAGTTAATTAACGATTGA
- a CDS encoding glycosyltransferase family 2 protein, producing MKSVGVVVLTLNAEKHLVRCLNPIMQSSLSPKILVVDSSSRDQTRSLAYSLGVEVLSIPQATFNHGKTRELARKHLGTDLVVMLTPDAYAVNPQVLEKLVEPIIQGKASIAYARQIPHEGADFFESFPRYYNYPVRSEIRSIADRRRYGSYTFFCSDSCAAYLNSALDEIKGFRSVLLGEDTLATAQLLKIGHKIAYVAEAEVRHSHRYSLRQEFCRYFDTGLMRKKYENILNCAEDDQLRGNHYATCMLKQLYQEKPLLLPYALMHIGAKWAGYRLGQASINAPLWWKKALSSQKYYWKKITTS from the coding sequence ATGAAATCAGTGGGCGTAGTCGTTCTAACATTAAATGCTGAGAAGCATCTGGTACGCTGTCTTAATCCTATCATGCAATCATCGTTAAGCCCAAAAATCCTTGTAGTAGATTCATCCTCGAGGGATCAAACCAGATCCCTTGCTTATTCATTAGGTGTAGAAGTTTTATCAATCCCACAAGCAACTTTCAACCATGGTAAGACCCGCGAGTTAGCAAGGAAACATCTAGGCACTGATTTGGTAGTTATGCTAACCCCTGATGCCTATGCGGTAAATCCGCAAGTTTTAGAAAAATTGGTTGAACCCATTATACAGGGCAAAGCATCGATCGCCTATGCAAGGCAAATTCCCCATGAAGGAGCCGACTTTTTTGAATCTTTTCCTCGGTATTACAATTATCCTGTTCGAAGTGAAATTCGAAGTATTGCGGATAGGCGCCGTTATGGCTCCTATACATTCTTTTGTTCAGATTCATGCGCTGCATACTTAAACAGCGCTTTAGATGAAATTAAAGGCTTTCGTTCTGTTCTTTTAGGAGAAGATACACTAGCGACTGCTCAACTTTTGAAAATAGGGCATAAAATTGCTTACGTAGCAGAGGCGGAAGTAAGACACTCTCATCGCTATAGTTTACGCCAAGAATTCTGTCGATATTTTGATACAGGATTGATGCGAAAAAAATATGAAAATATTTTAAATTGTGCGGAAGACGACCAATTGAGAGGGAATCACTATGCTACATGTATGCTTAAGCAGCTGTATCAAGAAAAACCTTTATTGCTCCCTTATGCTTTAATGCATATAGGTGCTAAATGGGCAGGATATCGCTTAGGGCAGGCTAGCATTAATGCTCCCTTGTGGTGGAAAAAAGCTTTAAGTAGCCAAAAGTATTACTGGAAAAAAATTACTACCTCTTAA
- a CDS encoding amino acid permease, producing the protein MPTINNKFSTLSGILLVSGTCIGAGMLALPVVTGFSGFLPAMAVNLICWIFMLITGLLFLEATLWMKEEANVLSMAARFFGPCGKWIAGAAFLFLYYCLEVSYIAGGTPLFISQVKSLGFHLTGYKGYIAFASLFGFIVFLGSQVIDRVNLILMIALVFSYFLLIGLGSTEVQMSFLTRRNWNVFLLAMPTLFSAYGYHNIIPSLTTLMHRNVQQLRTAIVIGTSLPFIIYTLWQWMIIGTIPESQIAKAVAEGIPVTQLLHTITGHPWIGFLATYFGYFALITSFLGVSLSMVDFLADGISAKSQGWTRILLCLIVFIPPAIFAGSYPGIFLEALGIAGGFGEAILNGLLPIGMVWLGRYKFYLPSQEQVRGGKPLLLALLAFTLLIIALETYHLVRG; encoded by the coding sequence ATGCCTACTATAAATAATAAATTCAGCACTCTTAGTGGAATATTACTTGTTTCAGGCACTTGTATCGGTGCAGGCATGCTTGCCCTACCTGTTGTAACTGGCTTCTCAGGATTCTTACCAGCTATGGCAGTCAACCTTATCTGTTGGATATTTATGCTTATCACCGGCCTGCTTTTTTTGGAAGCCACGCTCTGGATGAAAGAGGAGGCGAACGTGTTATCCATGGCCGCACGCTTTTTTGGACCTTGTGGTAAGTGGATAGCAGGAGCAGCTTTTCTCTTTCTTTATTATTGCTTAGAGGTCTCTTACATTGCTGGCGGTACTCCTCTTTTCATCTCCCAAGTCAAAAGCTTGGGCTTTCATCTCACAGGTTATAAAGGCTACATAGCCTTTGCTAGTCTTTTTGGTTTCATTGTTTTCTTAGGCTCGCAAGTAATAGACCGGGTAAATTTAATCCTTATGATAGCGCTTGTTTTCTCTTACTTTTTGCTCATAGGATTAGGAAGTACCGAAGTACAAATGAGCTTTCTTACCCGAAGAAATTGGAATGTATTTTTATTAGCAATGCCTACCCTTTTTAGCGCTTATGGCTATCATAATATTATACCTTCTTTAACCACCCTTATGCATCGTAATGTGCAACAACTACGGACGGCTATTGTGATAGGCACTAGCCTCCCCTTTATTATCTACACCTTATGGCAATGGATGATTATTGGAACAATTCCTGAATCGCAAATAGCTAAGGCGGTCGCTGAAGGAATCCCCGTTACTCAACTTCTCCATACAATTACAGGACACCCTTGGATTGGCTTTTTAGCTACCTACTTTGGATATTTTGCTCTGATTACCTCTTTTTTAGGGGTCTCTCTTTCTATGGTAGATTTTTTAGCCGATGGAATATCGGCAAAAAGCCAAGGATGGACACGTATACTTCTTTGCTTAATAGTTTTTATCCCTCCCGCTATCTTTGCCGGCAGCTATCCAGGTATATTTTTAGAGGCTTTAGGAATTGCTGGTGGCTTTGGGGAAGCAATCCTTAATGGACTGCTTCCTATCGGCATGGTCTGGCTCGGTCGTTATAAATTTTATCTCCCCTCCCAAGAACAGGTAAGAGGTGGCAAACCTCTATTATTAGCCTTATTAGCATTCACATTATTGATCATTGCTCTAGAAACTTACCATCTGGTGAGAGGCTAA
- a CDS encoding transposase yields MDSTSIAVGHKQRITRNKVFKGGAKRGKTPSG; encoded by the coding sequence ATTGACTCTACCTCTATTGCCGTTGGTCATAAACAAAGAATTACAAGAAATAAGGTTTTTAAAGGGGGAGCTAAAAGAGGAAAAACCCCTTCAGGATGA
- a CDS encoding DUF4116 domain-containing protein, which yields MQINLSSKACRFIDHKADYVPIISTVTNLVCIFQKVFIIPFKQEKNISKCPYYSYLNRKSFGRCIILLIPVLGNILVGIGDFACKRESDKDALPKPAKYYGGISKHEGQPSRDDKKIFPLTLKKEAVELKNFKEKLQISAQQKVNTLRDASKDHQNDREGVLAAIQHDDLAMQQTCQDFQDAKKVVFAAVQHDGLALQHASQALQNNKEIVLAAVQHAGLALQYASQELQNDKEVVLAAVQHGGLALQYASPELRNDKEVVLAAVRHAGLALQYASQELQNDEEVVLVAVQQDCLALRYASQELQNNRVIILAAVQQAPWGLKYVSKELQNEREIVLAAVQKFGLSFRYASQELQNDREILLAAVRRRGSVLMYASKTLKNDREIVLAAIQQDGLALRYASEELQNNPELVDLSFELFRQQSKGSFLG from the coding sequence ATGCAAATAAATCTATCATCTAAAGCATGCCGATTTATTGATCATAAGGCCGATTACGTGCCTATCATAAGTACTGTGACTAATTTAGTTTGTATCTTTCAAAAAGTTTTTATCATACCCTTTAAGCAAGAAAAGAATATTTCTAAATGTCCTTACTATTCCTACCTTAACCGAAAAAGTTTTGGACGGTGTATAATTTTATTAATTCCTGTATTAGGAAATATCCTTGTAGGAATTGGGGACTTTGCTTGTAAAAGAGAGAGTGATAAAGACGCTTTGCCAAAGCCGGCCAAGTACTATGGAGGCATATCTAAGCATGAGGGCCAACCTTCTAGAGACGATAAAAAAATATTTCCTCTTACTCTCAAAAAAGAGGCGGTAGAGCTGAAAAATTTTAAAGAAAAGCTTCAAATTAGTGCCCAGCAAAAAGTGAATACACTTAGGGATGCTAGTAAAGATCATCAAAACGATAGGGAAGGTGTCCTTGCAGCTATTCAGCATGATGACCTAGCAATGCAGCAGACTTGCCAAGATTTCCAGGATGCTAAAAAAGTTGTATTTGCCGCCGTTCAGCATGATGGCTTAGCCCTCCAGCATGCTAGCCAAGCGCTGCAGAATAATAAAGAAATCGTTCTTGCCGCTGTTCAACATGCTGGCTTAGCCCTGCAGTATGCCAGCCAAGAGCTTCAAAATGATAAAGAAGTCGTTCTTGCAGCTGTCCAGCATGGTGGCTTAGCCCTACAGTATGCCAGCCCAGAGCTTCGAAATGATAAAGAAGTCGTTCTTGCAGCTGTTCGACATGCTGGTTTAGCTCTGCAGTATGCCAGCCAAGAGCTTCAAAATGATGAAGAAGTTGTTCTTGTAGCTGTCCAGCAAGACTGCTTGGCTCTTAGATACGCTAGCCAAGAGCTTCAAAATAATCGAGTAATCATTCTTGCCGCTGTCCAGCAAGCACCATGGGGGCTTAAGTATGTTAGCAAGGAACTTCAGAATGAGAGAGAAATCGTTCTAGCTGCCGTGCAGAAATTTGGTCTGTCGTTTAGGTATGCTAGTCAAGAGCTTCAAAATGATAGAGAAATCCTTCTTGCCGCCGTCCGGAGAAGAGGTTCTGTACTTATGTATGCTAGCAAAACTTTGAAGAACGATAGAGAAATTGTTCTTGCAGCTATCCAGCAAGATGGTTTGGCGCTTAGGTACGCTAGCGAAGAGCTTCAGAATAATCCTGAACTTGTTGACCTGAGTTTCGAGCTTTTTAGGCAGCAATCAAAAGGCTCGTTTCTTGGCTAG
- a CDS encoding rod shape-determining protein MreC: MRKTSKPLLILFVLLLLTMSLPLTTSEWMRGSVLAILSPIWESLSHLKGQKKQELKNLGPIDLYKNSMPEIQEPSYDAVAARIIFRSLGTWNSSLWINVGEETNEVYESPLVAKNSPVLVGDSVVGVIDYMGKRQSRVRLITDSGLVPSVRVARGYEQGKAIAEYIPDLLAYIHAHGEVFDNGREKMLAENVLRHLRLKLLEKKHTWYLAKGEIRGQSRPIWRTDGHLLRGSGFNYDFEDEQGPARDLRSGEPIGSSQEKAMPLIKVNDILVTTGMDGVFPAGLKVAIVTKVDLLREGDFAFELEAKPTIGNLDDLTWVYVIAPSEFNEKDQPNLR; this comes from the coding sequence ATGAGAAAAACTTCTAAACCTTTATTGATTCTTTTTGTCCTGCTTCTACTTACGATGAGTCTCCCCTTAACGACTTCTGAGTGGATGCGCGGAAGCGTTTTGGCTATTCTCTCTCCTATTTGGGAAAGCTTAAGCCATTTAAAGGGGCAAAAAAAGCAAGAATTAAAAAATCTTGGGCCCATAGATTTATATAAAAATAGCATGCCTGAGATTCAAGAACCCTCTTATGATGCTGTAGCAGCTCGTATTATCTTTCGTTCTCTAGGAACCTGGAATAGTTCCTTGTGGATTAACGTGGGAGAAGAAACGAATGAAGTTTATGAAAGTCCTTTGGTGGCTAAGAACAGTCCTGTATTGGTCGGTGATTCAGTGGTAGGCGTGATAGATTATATGGGAAAAAGGCAATCACGCGTGAGGCTGATTACAGATTCGGGACTTGTACCTTCGGTGCGCGTGGCCAGAGGGTATGAGCAGGGTAAAGCTATCGCAGAATATATTCCTGATCTACTTGCGTATATACATGCTCATGGAGAGGTGTTTGATAATGGGCGGGAAAAAATGCTAGCGGAAAATGTATTGCGCCATTTACGTCTAAAGTTATTGGAAAAAAAGCATACCTGGTACTTAGCTAAAGGGGAAATTCGAGGACAAAGCCGTCCTATCTGGCGAACAGATGGCCATCTCCTTCGCGGGTCAGGTTTTAATTATGATTTCGAAGATGAGCAGGGGCCTGCACGCGATTTACGTTCTGGGGAGCCTATAGGTTCTTCACAAGAAAAAGCTATGCCTTTAATAAAGGTAAACGATATTTTAGTGACTACAGGCATGGATGGAGTCTTTCCAGCTGGCCTTAAGGTAGCAATAGTGACAAAAGTAGATCTTTTAAGGGAAGGAGATTTCGCCTTCGAATTAGAGGCTAAACCCACGATAGGAAATTTAGATGACCTAACATGGGTGTATGTTATAGCCCCATCAGAATTTAATGAAAAAGATCAGCCTAATTTACGTTAA